The following is a genomic window from Anopheles aquasalis chromosome 3, idAnoAquaMG_Q_19, whole genome shotgun sequence.
ACATTTTTATCTCAATAAAACTCAATGCCTGAATCATCAACATCTTTTATGAGTTTTGAATTTAGTTTTTCTCTTCTAAGCAAAGTATGGATCAATAATTTAGTATCTTTGGTTCCGTCTCGCTtaattttgctttcgtttatttaaaaaaaagcagccTCACCCGATTGATAATGAGTAAATCAAATTCAACATTAAACAACGTTTGAACCGTAAAATCAAAAATAGCTCCCAATTAACGGGTAATAGTACAAACAATTTCGACTAGAACAGCTACCAAAATGGCACTCGTTCAAATCTGTCCCTCTTTCACTCTATAACGATTTGTTAGAAAAAAGGCACACAACGACTGACCACAAGTTAGGACACCACTTGAACTCCACagtataagaaaaaaaactccgtaaaaacaataagcaaccataacaaaaaggaaaacatataCCCTCATGAAATGCTAagtaaaaatgcaaatgcctTGCGTGTGTGATGAATATTGTGGTACTTCTACAACATAAAGCCATAAACAACAGTGTAACGAGTAGCATGATTAGAGAATGAGGAAACCGAACAGACAAAGAATGGTCGAAGCAAGCGTTTCTCCCTCAAGCTAAAATGCTCGCGAATTGTCAATCAGCGTTTGTTGAAGtgctagagcagcagcacagcaacgTGGGAATTGGTAAATTAACGATGAACATTAACAATGAAGTTAGATAACTTGTTCAGAACGAAGCTACTCCGTTTCCATTCTCCATTCCCATCGTCTATGCGTTCTGTTCCGAACACAGTGAATggggaaagagaagaagaaaagaaaacattcaaaaaattaaagaaaaaaagcaaaaagactAACTGTTGccttctgttgctgtgttgcttgGTACATACATTATGCCGCTTGTTATTGCTTCAAATATCTTTTGCTCTTCCAGGCGAGACGACGGCACCCACCCGTATTATCTCGAGGGCCTGGTTATCATTGTGTATAAGAATTTCAAACTTGCGTAATttaaaaaagggcaaaaggtCGAGAAGGTGAATAAATGAAATAGTTTAGAAATTaagcaagcaaacagcagctggTTCGAAGTGATAAACCTGGAATTGCCAATTACTCAAACGGGGAACCTCCTCTCTTGCcctttcgtcgtcgattgCCGCACCCagaaatcacaaaacaaaagcaagaAGACCCCGTGCTAGATGTCGCGAAAGACAGTTGCTAGAGGAACACATTAGTATATCACAAGCTATACAGCGCGGTGAAGCGGTCGTAGAATTAATGTAAAATATAAAACCACCCCTCATAAAAAGGGGGCGCGAACATTGAAACGCAAATATTTTTATAATCGTATTAAACATGTGGGgttaaaaaaagcaacaaaaaaaacacttggcGTAAAACACACTTATATAGCAAATTCGAAGTACGGAAAAGCATTCAAtcgaaaaaatataaaattgcATTGGCGTCGCCTACCTTGTGGCGCGTGAAACAGGGAAGCGTAGCAACGCGCACTAACCATCCCGCTGCTGAGCGATCCTTTCAGTGTGAGCACTAGAACGGCTGAAACGAAAAGAATTAAGCAAGAGAGAAATTGAGTGGTGAAATCAATAGAACAACATATTCAACAGATCACTCCCCAATACCCGTCGAGCCATATTGTTGCccatgataaaaaaaaatagcaggATAAAACAGTGAAGCACGATCAGGCACGATCACGATATGAtccggaagaggaggaaaacaagaaagtgtaacagaaagaaaatgcaaaataaagaACCGAAAAAGAAACCCAAAAGCTATTGAACCGTATTTCTTTCAACGCGTAAATGTTTGACTTGGAGCCGCGAGTTTTAATTCCTGTATaaaaattctgccaaaaaacagATGGATATTCTGTTTATTAGGTTAATGTAGTCGAACCGTAACACTGCACACTGCGAGTTAACACCGATTTAGCTTTATCTGCTAGCGGCTTATGACTATGCTCAATATTCTTGATATTATTGAGTGCAAACTAAACAAGGGGTTCTTATTTATTCTATTCTTTCATGTTCCCCTCCTTTCACGCTTAAAGGCTCTCATAATAACTGGTTCTGAGCTCCTAAGTTTACTGGTAATGTTGAACAATTATTAGGCATTCGCATGATTGCGGAAGAGTATAAATTAAATGTTGGTACATGGTGGCGCTATTACTTTCGTATTGAAATATGTCAACACCTGATTGCTTCTTTGTGCGACAGTACCACTTGTCGGCCTACTATTATACACAACTGCCTTCTAAGAATCAAGTCCCTGCAATAAAGGATCTTGAGTGGCTTTGTGGCACTGAGCTCTGTGCGTTAATCACATTCAACTTTTAATAGACTTGCTACAACTCTTCGCTGCTCGAGTATCGCACCGCTTTCGAGAACTGTCTGCATGATTGTGAATGAATGTTGGATTCAGAATCATTGAATATTCAACTGAATTTACGATATTACTCTAGTCATCAGACATGTAAATATACATATAATCAATCTTTCTGCGATAAATCTATCATTAGTAACTGGAAAAAGTCGAAAAAATCTTCTAAAAAAGATTTTTAGAATAATGGCACCATCCGATTTTCCGATTATTGTGCTTTTGCTGAAGATAGAAAAGAAACACACCCCCGTTATAAGTACACTTACGCCCTTCCGGATCAGTTTCACTCAAACCGTAATGTGCGGGCCCTTCCATCGTAGAATACCTCCAATCAGGAATCGTTTACCCAAGCCACTCGTTCCCGCAACGGACCACTAGGAACCGGCACTTCGACCAACTCCAAGCTGCGTTCGGGTATCGTATTGCTGGATCTCGTCGCATCTGCTGCGGGTGTATGGGGTGCGTTCGAACAACCACTCGATGGTTCTGATAGTGCACGAGCCTGATCCTGGCCTAAACACTCAGCCACTTCATCGTCCACAATTTGTGCTAGCTTACGGCGTTCCTTCTTCTCTGGCGGTGACACGAGCATCATGTTCACGCAGATAAGCATCGGAAAGGTGAGGGCACGATCGTACACGGCCAGTATcgtttcttcgttcttctcgAGCGAGATCGTCTGGATGGCGGTTTTCTGTTCGTGCTTGATTTGGCCCAGCTCGTTTAGCGAGGCAAGTGAGATGCGTATCATAAACTGACGCTTCACCTGCAGGCTCAACAGACGCTCGTGCTCTGTACGGTGGTGCCGTTTGATGCGCAATGCTCGCGAGTCCGAAAACAGCATCAAATCAAGCCCATAATGAAAACCCGTCCAGCGCCACTTTTGCGTTACGCTTTCGGGCAGAATGCGACCACAGCGCATGCAGGACTCCAGAAACGTTTGCTCGTCACACTTGAGCTCCTTCTCGAGCGACATATCGACTGACAGTATACTGTTCCACTGTTCCAGCAGCGGCTCGTGCAACCAATCGGACGGAATGATATTGTCCTCCCGTAGCACGCGCATATCGACGTGATGATTCAGTAGGTACCGTAAACGAAGAGCCCGAAACACACGCTCAAACGGGGCGCCTTGGGGTGTTCGAAGGAATGGCACCCCACTGGTACGCTCGATAAAGTACTTTTCCCTCACTGGATCATTGTCAGTTTCGCCAGTAACTGGGACCGAGGGGGTTGTTAGGTTTGCCGGAAACAGCTTTAAGCTCATCCAGTATCGGAGCAACGTGTACAGGCCAAACTCGGTTTGCATCACGTACAGATCGGGACTCGTGATCAGCTGCTCCATCAGCTCGACGCTGATAAGCCTCAACGTATTGGCCTTCTTCCGGCAGGTGTTGAGTAGAttcaccagcaaccaaccgaacgtAAACTGCTTCACTCGTTTCACCCCATACTCACAGGACGCTTCGTAGTAAAGCACAGCCGTCTGCAAAAGAGCATCAGCATGCGCATTAGACACTTGGCAGAGGGCCAAATACGAGAAGGAACCCCATTCCTGCCATCTTACTTACATCCGCACAGGTCGTCTCTACCATCACCTCGGCACAACGTTCGATCAGACCGTCGAGCTGGAACAGTGTGGCCGTTGCTAGGGTGGATACGATTTCCTTTGGATCCAACACCACCTCGTCCATATACAGGGAGCCAAAGACGGAGTACAACGATTCGAGCGTAATCTTCGGATCGATGATTTCAATGTGCACATAATCCTTATCCGCTTCACGCCACGATCCATTGAACATGCTCGCAAAGTAAGGGCTCTGGCTTAGGTAAACCTTGTGCAGGTGCCAGTGTTTACCGAGCGCATGCACGGTTATGTCCGAGTTGCGCTCCTCCTTAAACAGCGCCTGATAGATGTACTTGGCGGTGGAAGTTAACTTTTTCCTGCAATCACAAAAACGCAAACATTAGCATCTCAGAACGCTCCAGACGAACCATCCTAGTGCACGTCGAGTTACCGTTTCGGGCCGTGAAGAGATTGATCCAGCAGATCACTATCGTTACCACTCTCGTCGCCATCCGTTTCATCACGTTTCCGTTTGCGGCCACGCAATGACTGCGAAGCATCGCTCAGCTTATTTAACACATTTCCCATGCTTCTGGCTGCTCACGCTGCAGCAAATCACACTTGTCTGCTCCTGCCGTCTAGTTGCTAATGAGAAAACCAAGAAGCTGTCCCTTGAGTTCAACGTTCGGGGGGCACCGCAACCTAGCCACTGCACCACAGCCTGCTAAAGTGTGAATTGTGGCGACTCCAGGGAGTATTTCTGAAATGAGAACAAGCATATGGGATTTGAGTGTTTTGAACGATTGAAGT
Proteins encoded in this region:
- the LOC126574036 gene encoding protein germ cell-less; amino-acid sequence: MGNVLNKLSDASQSLRGRKRKRDETDGDESGNDSDLLDQSLHGPKRKKLTSTAKYIYQALFKEERNSDITVHALGKHWHLHKVYLSQSPYFASMFNGSWREADKDYVHIEIIDPKITLESLYSVFGSLYMDEVVLDPKEIVSTLATATLFQLDGLIERCAEVMVETTCADTAVLYYEASCEYGVKRVKQFTFGWLLVNLLNTCRKKANTLRLISVELMEQLITSPDLYVMQTEFGLYTLLRYWMSLKLFPANLTTPSVPVTGETDNDPVREKYFIERTSGVPFLRTPQGAPFERVFRALRLRYLLNHHVDMRVLREDNIIPSDWLHEPLLEQWNSILSVDMSLEKELKCDEQTFLESCMRCGRILPESVTQKWRWTGFHYGLDLMLFSDSRALRIKRHHRTEHERLLSLQVKRQFMIRISLASLNELGQIKHEQKTAIQTISLEKNEETILAVYDRALTFPMLICVNMMLVSPPEKKERRKLAQIVDDEVAECLGQDQARALSEPSSGCSNAPHTPAADATRSSNTIPERSLELVEVPVPSGPLRERVAWVNDS